A stretch of DNA from Verrucomicrobiia bacterium:
TGTGTCACGGTGGGACACGGATATGAAAAGCATAACGATTCGGGAGTTGCACGAGCGAACTGGCAGATGGCTGCGCGAGGCGGGCCGCCGTGGTCAAATCCTGGTAACGTTCAATGGCAAGACAGTGGCAAAAATTCTTCCGGAGAAAGACAAAGCGGCCACCCCGTATTTTTCTCGCCGGAAGTCGAGCCCATCTTTCAAAAGGCGCTTTGAAAGCGGCCGGTTTGGCGCGGGCGGCGCCGATAGCACCGCAGCCATATCCGAGGACCGTGAGGACCGCGTTTAATGCTCTACCTTGACGCCAGCTCCATCGTTCGCTTGTATGTGAACGACCCCGGTTGGGAACGGGTCAAAGCACTGGCCGAAACCGACTCTGTTGCCTGTTCTGTTCACGGCCAGGCAGAGACGGTGGCCGCCTTCCATCGCAAATTTCGGGAAGGGATTTTCAGCACAAAGGATTTTGCCTCTGCGCTTGGGCAGTTTCGGGAAGATTGCCGCTATGGGGCCTATGAGTGGCTGCCCGTGTCGTTGGACGTGGCGGCGCGGATCTCCGCCGTTTACGAAACTTTGCCTGCCTCGATTGCTTTGCGGGCATCCGATGCCGTGCACCTTTCGGCGGCCGCTGAGAACGGTTTTAAACAGATCTACTCCAATGACGTGAGGCTGATCGGCGCATCAAGCGCTTTTGGCTTGAAAGGGCTGAACGTCATCTCAGCATGATTTTTTCGCAACAATTCCGAACAAAACCGGCCCCAAAATGGCCCGCCATTCACATAGCGAGAATCAAGTATCTCTAAAAAAATCCAGGTTTC
This window harbors:
- a CDS encoding type II toxin-antitoxin system VapC family toxin, with protein sequence MLYLDASSIVRLYVNDPGWERVKALAETDSVACSVHGQAETVAAFHRKFREGIFSTKDFASALGQFREDCRYGAYEWLPVSLDVAARISAVYETLPASIALRASDAVHLSAAAENGFKQIYSNDVRLIGASSAFGLKGLNVISA